Proteins encoded within one genomic window of Methanomassiliicoccales archaeon:
- a CDS encoding cell division protein FtsZ has protein sequence VFVTAGMGGGTGTGSAPVVAEMARRQGALVIGIVTLPFKAEGRIRMENAMKGLNRLREHCDTTIVVQNDKLLELVPRLPIEAAFKVADEVLMQSIKGITEVVTKPALVNLDFNDILTIMKNGGIAMIGIGEAVTDDNDRVNKAVNDALSSPMLGDVDLHDAKGAMIRVVGGPDMTVTEAERAAELVSQAVNPRARVIWGCAVEPSMKGKLSAMVIITGLKQNAISGKPEPANCPPAPSKSPSRAW, from the coding sequence TCGTGTTCGTCACCGCGGGCATGGGAGGGGGGACAGGCACCGGGTCTGCGCCGGTCGTTGCGGAGATGGCGCGGAGACAGGGAGCGCTTGTGATCGGCATAGTGACCCTCCCGTTCAAGGCCGAGGGCAGGATCCGGATGGAGAACGCCATGAAGGGCCTGAACCGCCTGAGGGAGCACTGCGACACCACCATCGTGGTCCAGAACGACAAACTGCTGGAACTCGTGCCCAGACTGCCCATCGAGGCCGCGTTCAAGGTGGCGGATGAGGTGCTCATGCAGAGCATCAAGGGGATCACCGAAGTGGTCACCAAACCGGCGCTCGTCAACCTTGATTTCAACGATATCCTGACCATAATGAAGAACGGCGGTATCGCCATGATCGGCATCGGCGAGGCTGTCACCGATGACAACGACCGCGTCAACAAGGCGGTGAACGATGCCCTGAGCTCCCCGATGCTGGGAGATGTGGACCTTCATGATGCCAAGGGCGCTATGATCAGGGTCGTGGGCGGGCCGGACATGACCGTGACCGAGGCGGAAAGGGCCGCGGAACTGGTCAGCCAGGCGGTCAATCCGCGGGCCAGGGTCATCTGGGGATGCGCAGTGGAGCCGTCGATGAAAGGGAAGCTCAGCGCCATGGTGATCATAACCGGCCTGAAGCAGAACGCCATTTCCGGAAAGCCAGAACCGGCCAACTGTCCACCTGCGCCGTCCAAGTCGCCGTCCAGGGCCTGGTGA